In Procambarus clarkii isolate CNS0578487 chromosome 53, FALCON_Pclarkii_2.0, whole genome shotgun sequence, the following proteins share a genomic window:
- the LOC138352500 gene encoding uncharacterized protein, which produces MATSTILPQALYGHKHYMATSTIWPQALYGHKHYMATSTIWPQALYGHKHYIATSTIWPQALYSHKHYIATSTIWPQALYGHKRYIATSTIWPQALYGHKHYMATSAIWPQALYGHKRYMATSTIWPQALYGHKHYMATSTIWPQALYGHKHYIATSTIWPQALYGHKRYMATSSI; this is translated from the coding sequence ATGGCCACAAGCACTATATTGCCACAAGCGTTATATGGCCACAAGCACTATATGGCCACAAGCACTATATGGCCACAAGCACTATATGGCCACAAGCACTATATGGCCACAAGCACTATATGGCCACAAGCACTATATGGCCACAAGCACTATATAGCCACAAGCACTATATGGCCACAAGCGTTATATAGCCACAAGCACTATATAGCCACAAGCACTATATGGCCACAAGCACTATATGGCCACAAGCGTTATATAGCCACAAGCACTATATGGCCACAAGCGTTATATGGCCACAAGCACTATATGGCCACAAGCGCTATATGGCCACAAGCACTATATGGCCACAAGCGCTATATGGCCACAAGCACTATATGGCCACAAGCACTATATGGCCACAAGCACTATATGGCCACAAGCACTATATGGCCACAAGCACTATATGGCCACAAGCACTATATAGCCACAAGCACTATATGGCCACAAGCACTATATGGCCACAAGCGTTATATGGCCACAAGCTCTATATAG
- the LOC138352503 gene encoding uncharacterized protein, whose translation MATSTIWPQALYGHKRYMATSVIWPQALYGHKHYMATSVIWPQALYGHKRYMATSTIWPQALYGHKHYMATSTIWPQALYGHKCYMATSTIWPQALYGHKHYMATSTIRPQALYGHKHYMATSAIWPQAVYIATSTIWPQALYGHKRYMATSAIWPQALYGHKHYMATSTIWPQALYGHKHYMARSAI comes from the coding sequence ATGGCCACAAGCACTATATGGCCACAAGCACTATATGGCCACAAGCGTTATATGGCCACAAGCGTTATATGGCCACAAGCGCTATATGGCCACAAGCACTATATGGCCACAAGCGTTATATGGCCACAAGCGCTATATGGCCACAAGCGCTATATGGCCACAAGCACTATATGGCCACAAGCGCTATATGGCCACAAGCACTATATGGCCACAAGCACTATATGGCCACAAGCGCTATATGGCCACAAGTGCTATATGGCCACAAGCACTATATGGCCACAAGCACTATATGGCCACAAGCACTATATGGCCACAAGCACTATACGGCCACAAGCACTATACGGCCACAAGCACTACATGGCCACAAGTGCTATATGGCCACAAGCGGTATATATAGCCACAAGCACTATATGGCCACAAGCACTATATGGCCACAAGCGCTATATGGCCACAAGTGCTATATGGCCACAAGCACTATATGGCCACAAGCACTATATGGCCACAAGCACTATATGGCCACAAGCACTATACGGCCACAAGCACTACATGGCCAGAAGTGCTATATAG
- the LOC138352502 gene encoding uncharacterized protein, translated as MATSAIWPQALYGHKHYMATSNIWPQALYCHKRYIATSTIWPQALYGQKHYMATSNIWPQALYGHKRYIATSTIWPEALYGHKQYMATSTILPQALYSHKHYMATSTIWPQALYGHKRYIATSVI; from the coding sequence ATGGCCACAAGCGCTATATGGCCACAAGCACTATATGGCCACAAGCACTATATGGCCACAAGCAATATATGGCCACAAGCACTATATTGCCACAAGCGTTATATAGCCACAAGCACTATATGGCCACAAGCACTATATGGCCAGAAGCACTATATGGCCACAAGCAATATATGGCCACAAGCACTATATGGCCACAAGCGTTATATAGCCACAAGCACTATATGGCCAGAAGCACTATATGGCCACAAGCAATATATGGCCACAAGCACTATATTGCCACAAGCGTTATATAGCCACAAGCACTATATGGCCACAAGCACTATATGGCCACAAGCGCTATATGGCCACAAGCGTTATATAGCCACAAGCGTTATATAG